A genomic region of Mobula hypostoma chromosome 16, sMobHyp1.1, whole genome shotgun sequence contains the following coding sequences:
- the LOC134357504 gene encoding cocaine- and amphetamine-regulated transcript protein, which produces MESSRFCLLTLLSAALFFHSHCQDPKLRERSVDHLSVKEDSSQEKELIEALQEVLEKLKSKRMPTYEKKFGMVPMCDAGEQCAVRKGARIGKLCDCPRGTFCNSFLLKCL; this is translated from the exons ATGGAGAGCTCTCGGTTCTGCCTTCTGACGCTGCTGAGCGCCGCGTTGTTCTTTCATTCCCACTGCCAGGATCCCAAGCTGCGGGAGCGATCTGTGGATCACCTCTCAGTTAAAGAGGACTCCTCGCAAGAAAAAGAACTG ATTGAAGCTTTGCAAGAAGTTCTGGAGAAACTGAAGAGCAAACGGATGCCAACTTACgagaaaaagtttggaatggtCCCGATG TGTGATGCTGGGGAACAATGTGCTGTTAGGAAAGGAGCCAGAATTGGGAAACTGTGTGACTGCCCCAGGGGAACCTTCTGCAACTCGTTTCTCCTGAAGtgtttgtaa